In the genome of Mesorhizobium sp. NBSH29, the window ACCGCCGCCGCAAAGATCGACGACCAGTTCCAGGCCTGGCTCACCGGCGATCTGTGGCCCGAGGCCAGCCGCCAGGGCATATCCAGGAAAATCTTTGACGCGGCCTTTGCCGGCGTCGGCATCAACCTAGACCTGCCCGATTTGGTGATGCCGGGGCAAAAACCGAAAACGCCCAAAAAGCAGCATCAGGCCGAATTCGGCTCGCCGGGTTCTTATTTCTCGAAAATCGGCGGGGTTACGTCTGGTGGTCGCACCCGCTTCAATGCCAATGCCGCAACACTGCGCGAGCTAGAAAAGCGCTTCGGCGTTCCGGGCGAAATTGCAGTCGCGATCTGGGGTCGCGAGTCAGGTTTTGGCACCGCAAAGATCCCGCATGATGCGTTCCAGGTTATGGCCACCAAGGCATTTCTGGCGACCCGCAAGGAGATGTTCCGCAAGGAGGTGCTGGCTGCGCTGCAGATGCTGGAACAGGGCAGGGTGGCGCGGCCAGCTTTCAAATCGTCCTGGGCTGGCGCGCTGGGCCAGCCGCAATTCATGCCGACTTCCTTTCTCGCGCATGCCATCGATTTTGATGGCGATGGCAGCGCCGATATCTGGAAATCGACATCCGACACGCTGGGTTCGATAGCCAATTATCTCGCCCATTTTGGCTGGCAGAAGGGCCGCGATTGGGGCTTTGAGGTCACTGTGCCACAAACGGTTTCCTGCGCTCTCGAAGGCCCGGACCAGGGCAAAAAAATCGCCGATTGGACAAAGCTCGGTGTCGCGCGAGTGGGTGGCAAGCTGTTTCCCGCCCACGAGCTGCGCTCCGAAGGGTTTTTACTAATGCCGGCTGGCCGCAGCGGGCCGAGCTTCATCGTCACGCCGAATTTCTACGTGCTGAAGGCCTATAATGAGAGTGATCTCTACGCGCTGTTCATCGGTCACGCTGCAGACCGCATCGCCCATGGCGACAAGCCGTTTGCCGGAGCGTGGGGCGCCGTCGGTGGTCTCTACCGCTCCGATGTGGCATCGCTCCAGCGCGGGCTGGAAAAGCAGGGTTTCGACGTCGGCGGCGCCGACGGCCTGCCCGGCTTCAAGACACGACGGTCGATCGGTGCATGGCAGGAAAAGAACGGCCAGGCGGCGACGTGTTTTCCCGATTCCGGGCTGGTGAAGGCGCTGCGTTAGGGCAAGGACGGCAGCAAAACCAACCGCTCACGCCGCCGACGAAAGCTCCCTGTGCACATCCGCCAGCATCTCAAACGACCGCACGCGTGCGGCATGATCGAACATTTGGGCGGTGACCATCAGTTCGTCAGCGCCGGTGCGACGGATGAAAGCTTCGAGACCGGATTTGACCGTATCGCGGTCGCCAACGATGGCACAGACAAGCGCGTGGTCAAGCATGGTTTTGGACGCAATGTCGAGTGTATCGTAATAGCGTTCTATCGGCGGCGGCAGCTTGCCCGCGCGACCGGAGCGCAGGTTGACAAAGGCCTGTTGTAGCGAGGTGAAATGCAGCTTTGCCTCCTGCGTGGTCGGCGCGGCAATGACGTTGAGGCCGAGCATCACATAGGGCTTGGCA includes:
- a CDS encoding lytic murein transglycosylase; this translates as MGLFVALLRVMTARLGWATPSPPRCARHLSPALPGRGSRVCDWPFARPREAGERWPAQRDGEGAFWTLSKRAAFAALATILLATSVTPTAAAKIDDQFQAWLTGDLWPEASRQGISRKIFDAAFAGVGINLDLPDLVMPGQKPKTPKKQHQAEFGSPGSYFSKIGGVTSGGRTRFNANAATLRELEKRFGVPGEIAVAIWGRESGFGTAKIPHDAFQVMATKAFLATRKEMFRKEVLAALQMLEQGRVARPAFKSSWAGALGQPQFMPTSFLAHAIDFDGDGSADIWKSTSDTLGSIANYLAHFGWQKGRDWGFEVTVPQTVSCALEGPDQGKKIADWTKLGVARVGGKLFPAHELRSEGFLLMPAGRSGPSFIVTPNFYVLKAYNESDLYALFIGHAADRIAHGDKPFAGAWGAVGGLYRSDVASLQRGLEKQGFDVGGADGLPGFKTRRSIGAWQEKNGQAATCFPDSGLVKALR